A section of the Styela clava chromosome 9, kaStyClav1.hap1.2, whole genome shotgun sequence genome encodes:
- the LOC144427382 gene encoding uncharacterized protein LOC144427382 produces the protein MDLETFMFLILVGSFIFSISESQHPCLSRATHLVHRRRCYTMIDFKPSTRLEVVQACEAEDSSILNIRDVMDFDVIIDHVRNAHSSLVNADEAFMHIGNTINPNTLQVKNFDGSDVSFPARVWSSGEPTGTAGGGSTNTIIILGVLSDPSSLSNGMVTFRPTASFARMVFCETRELSCTTPPIDGNSQEIACAEDEDPLSCTISCKEGFSLADGSKSIVLTCKEDLLWDREIMDTNCIPKECPELSFEGQSGFMSCSGTKIYDKCSFFCDSQKKIKGSRTRTCGQDSKWTGMQPTCDDVVCDAIIFSAEQGTMDCTDGNNYASHCSFYCKTGLQRWGAKKVICLWTGEWSDEPPTCKKYDPKCPATQKHTSCPDTNCAVNADCNDDKKICCPTKCGTSVCYELPKRTIPKGTLLLFLLSGLGRNQCPTNCLRNACETARCPANLNAQCRTSCNGCRAHFYDFNQEITRKCRCPRGYVAPNCHQQQCANYRCITHGQQISYHYVSQYYNPNIQCRMSSCGGCFPQFYDRSGRRINCRQILQYVSNPGILVGNPPIIG, from the exons ATGGATTTAGAAACATTTATGTTCTTGATATTAGTGGGGagctttattttttcaatatcag AGTCTCAACACCCATGTTTATCCAGAGCCACACACCTTGTACACAGAAGAAGATGTTACACGATGATTGATTTTAAACCTTCTACTCGACTCGAAGTAGTGCAAGCTTGTGAAGCCGAAGATTCATCTATTTTGAATATACGTGATGTAATGGATTTCGACGTGATTATAGATCATGTGAGAAATGCACACTCTTCTCTGGTCAACGCTGACGAAGCTTTTATGCATATTGGAAACACAATCAATCCTAAC ACTCTACAGGTGAAAAACTTCGATGGTTCAGACGTCAGTTTTCCAGCGAGAGTATGGTCTTCTGGTGAGCCAACTGGAACCGCTGGTGGTGGAAGTACAAATACCATAATCATTTTGGGAGTCCTTTCTGATCCATCTTCGTTAAGTAATGGGATGGTCACGTTCAGACCAACTGCATCTTTTGCTCGCATGGTGTTTTGCGAGACAAGAG AACTCAGTTGCACCACTCCACCTATTGATGGCAATTCACAGGAAATTGCTTGTGCCGAAGATGAAGATCCTTTGTCTTGCAC TATTTCGTGTAAAGAAGGATTCAGTCTTGCTGATGGAAGCAAAAGTATAGTTCTAACATGCAAGGAGGATCTTTTATGGGATAGGGAGATAATGGACACAAATTGTATTC CAAAAGAATGTCCGGAACTCAGTTTTGAAGGACAATCAGGATTTATGAGCTGTAGTGGAACTAAAATTTATGACAAATGCAG TTTTTTCTGCGattctcaaaaaaaaatcaaaggaTCAAGAACAAGAACTTGTGGTCAAGACTCTAAATGGACGGGAATGCAGCCAACGTGTGATG aCGTTGTCTGCGATGCGATAATTTTTTCCGCCGAGCAAGGAACAATGGATTGCACTGATGGGAATAATTATGCGAGTCATTGCAG TTTCTACTGTAAAACTGGATTGCAAAGATGGGGAGCAAAGAAGGTAATTTGTCTTTGGACAGGAGAATGGTCAGATGAACCACCTACTTGCAAAA AATACGATCCCAAATGTCCTGCTACTCAAAAACACACTTCATGTCCTGACACAAACTGTGCAGTCAACGCTGATTGCAATGACGATAAAAAGATTTGTTGTCCGACAAAATGTGGAACGTCTGTTTGCTATGAATTACCCAAACGAACAATTCCAAAAG GAACGCTTCTTTTGTTTCTACTGAGTGGCCTGGGCAGAAACCAATGCCCTACAAACTGCTTGAGGAACGCATGTGAGACTGCACGATGTCCAGCAAATCTTAACGCACAATGTAGAACATCATGCAATGGTTGTCGAGCTCATTTCTACGACTTTAATCAAGAAATTACAAGAAAAT gtcgATGTCCACGTGGTTATGTCGCGCCAAACTGCCATCAACAACAATGTGCAAACTACAGATGCATCACACATGGCCAGCAGATATCTTACCACTATGTCAGTCAATACTACAATCCCAACATACAATGTCGTATGAGCAGCTGTGGTGGATGCTTTCCCCAGTTCTACGATAGAAGTGGACGAAGAATCAATTGCAGACAAATATTGCAATATGTATCAAACCCCGGGATTttag TGGGGAATCCTCCGATCATTGGATAA